Part of the Triticum urartu cultivar G1812 chromosome 2, Tu2.1, whole genome shotgun sequence genome, TAATGAGCCCCACATTCATTTTTATCTCGAAATAGATATATAGATGCGAAACAAAATTCGACACTTGGTTGCTCTACTTTTAAAAGAATCAATACCATTGCAAAGCTTGTGACAAAGACTGCAATATTCAAGTTGGGGACATGAATAAATTATTAACCAATTAGTCCCAGATCTCAATGTAAACTGCTGCCTTTATTTCCAAAATACCAACTGCATCTATTGTGTGCGATTTCTTCCAATCAACACATCAAACTATCATCTTAGGTATAATCTAGATGTTACCTTTGACACGTAGCTGGTCAATTTGACTTCAACTTGAGAACTCCGATGAGTATTTTTCTCAGTGGATGCCTGCTTCTTTGTTTGGCTATGCACGCACACATCAGCCTGAACCAGCACCGCTAGGAGCCAGCTTCAGCTCAACCCGCACCGCACTAATGCAATCCCAGCAAAGGCCTCCCTCCTCCCCCAACATCGGCTCCCATAGCTGGCCCTATAACTCACCGTTGCGCTAGCCGAGTTGTGGTCGAGCTCTCCATGGGCTCCGCGGTTGTGGGACTCCGGAGGCGGCTGGCGTGTTGTGGGACTCCGTGATGCCGTCCATGGCCACAACAGCGGCTACCTCCAGTATCGCGAGATCCACGACGACCCAAGAAGGAGAGGGGCGGCATGTGCCAGCACAACGTCGAGTTTAATGGCAGGGTGCTCCGCCCATGGACACAGACCTGTTGCTCCCCACCATCGCGCCGCAGTCCCTCCACCCGCTACCAAAGCACACACCGGTCTCCAACTGCGACGCGCCACCCCCGTCCTGCTGCCCGTCCCTGGCATCCTCCTATAAGGACTGCCTCATCTTCAGGCCCCACCACCCACCGCCGCGGCCCTCGCCTCCTCCCCAGCCGCCGCCGCACCACTACTGCCGCGATTTCGATCCAAATCAGAGACACGGGAGCAAAGGGAGGCGTGCGCGgacggtggtggtggcggtggcaaagggcggcggcgcgggcggcggccgAGCGGAGGGCTGAGTTTGGTGGGCTGAGGCCCAGACGGATCAGGGAGAAGTCCAACTGACTTAAAACAACATCGACCTACGGAAATTTTGACGATGAAACTATAGACGGTTCCCcgaattagtaccacctcgcatATATGTTTTAAATTTAAATTAAAAGCGTAAATTTACAGAAAAAAaacgtattgtgacggtgaacccacggagtcaatccgtgctttattattaaaAAAAATAGGAATAGGGATTAGGGATAGATAGATTATAAAAATTCACCGAGGGAACGGAACGCGTGCCTCGCTCCATGTGGCCCAGGCACGCCCCGTATAACATGGGCCGCCACGGCGGCAGGCACGTTCGTCGTGTAGAATTTTTCCTATTAGACTGTTTTGGGTCTATAATTCAGTCTATTGGGCAGTgtataataataaaaataaataaaataactAAACTGGCCGTTATCTTTGGCTTCTGGGTACTTCGGACATTATTTGTATTCCGAACATTATCTTGGTCGATTTTTTTGAGGCAAATTATCTTGGTCGAATAAAGTTCCGTTACCCCTCCAAAAAAATGGCCTTGTCATGCCGGCACGCGTGCCCAGCTTCGGGGCCCAGGCACGGCCCTAGACGGGCCACGTGCCGGCACAGCCCAATTGTATGTGTGCCGGGCCCCAGGCCAGCTCACTACGGGCCGGGCACGCTGGCTATGAGGCTGGCTATGAGGCTGGTACGCCTTGACCAGCCCATTTGGCCACGTTTGGCCCTTCTTCCTCGTGTCGTCTCCTTCCAAGCGAATTTTGCTAACCTAGCCCAGCCCTCTTTCGGTCGCACACCTCCGCCGCCAACCTCCAGCTCCGGCTCGCGAGACACCGCCACCACCCTCCCGCTAACCAGCTACAGCCTCCCCAACGCCCCTGAGCGCGCCGCCACCCTGCGTCCCCTGACCATCGCGCCGTTGTTCTCCGACCTCCCTGCcagtcgccgccgtcgccgccctgACCAAGaccacgacgccgccgcccctTAGCACGCGGAGCGAGACATTCGTCGGTCGAATTTGCGCCGCCCCAGTCCAGTCCAGCTCCAATACTGCATCGGTCTATCTATTGTGCTCCCGTCCCCCCTGGCAGTGGCGACGATGAAGATGTCAGTACGCATTTGCTGTTTAATTTTCCAGTGCCATGGCAATCTCGTAGCTGTAAACTGCTCTCTCTATTGTGCAATCCCTTGCAAAACTAAGTTTAGTACATAATGGGTCCCTGAGCGATGATCCTATCGGAGAGGAATTAGCTGGTTTGATTGGGAATTTATGCAGATAAATTGTTGAGGCTGATCCTAATTTTGTTTCGCGTTAGTGTTTAGTCCCAGTTCTCAAACTTCGTAGCTAGATACTGAATAATTTAAAAGCTGAATCTTCATTACCTATCAGCTGTCTTTTCTAATCTGAAGTTCTGAACATCCAAAGCTCTTTATTGTTCTGCAGTGAGAAAGCAAATGCAGGGCATCTCACCAACTTCGAAGTTCTCGACTTCTTACGGAAAAGAGGTGCAAAAACTGATCCCATGGGATGTTTGGGGGCCGTTGCTGCATCAGAGTGTAAGGTATATGTTGTTTCTCTGATGCTTGACCCAATGTGTATGCTCAATAACCTGTTGATGCGTGTCCCCTTTTTATGCTTAAACTGGTCTCATGTTTATTGTTGTGACAAACAGGTATACGAGTACCTCCTGAAAACTCCTGCTTGCAATCAGACAAGGGAATCAGTTACTGAATTTGCAAGCAGATGTGAGGGTTTCAAGCTTACCGATGCTGACAAGCAAAACGTTATCAATTGGAGGCCAACCTCAGCAGCTGATGTTTATGCGGTATTGCCATGTTTATTTTGCTGATCTTAAGATGCCCGTTAGTATGCTATCTATGTTTGCTGATACAAACCAAGAATGTGGATATAATATGCTGATACTTTGGACCATTTGTGACATCTTGAAATAGAAGTGTCTTTTGTTATGGTATTTAGTTTGCTTATACCTCATCACGATGAAAGATTGAACTCAACACTCAACATTGCCCAGCTTTGACAGATTTCTGAAAATAGTGATGCAAATATATTTGGGTAGCAATGATGCATTTTTCAGAAATATGTGCTTACATATGTGTCTGATTTATCGCTAAGAAATCTAAGTTATCCCAACGTTGGATGTTTATTATAATGTATGGATTCTGGCATCTGTAGGTCATCTGTTTATCTTTAATTCAGTATAGAATATAGATGAGCTCTGTTCTTTGGGCATGGGTGTGTTACTGTACTTTCGCATGTATAGATGTGCATGCAAAATCTTATTGGCAAATGTTTTGGGGACCAAACTACTGTAACTACCGACCTTATGCCACTCGTTGATCCCTGTTATAAAACATTACGCTATCACAGAATGAAATTGATTTTCTTGTCCAGAGATTTTGAGAGAATCGTTGGGTGTTGTAGTCATCTGTTCGCAGACAAGTACCACAGTCTGTTTTGTTGTCTCACCTCCCATCTTCTTGATGTTTTAGGTTAATACCTCATTCATCTAATTTGGTCCATTCTCCGCTGCAGATGGTAGAGGAGTGTGGGAAGAGATTTTGCAAGGACGAGCGAGGATTGCCGCAGGATGAAGAGGACCGTGCCAAGGAACTTGTGGCTCTTGTAAACGAGATTTTTCCAGCACCGCCTGCAAAGCCAGAGGATGAAGTGGATGCGAAGCCAGAGGATGAAGTGGATGTGAAGCCAGAGGATGTAGTGGATGTGGATATGAAGGACAGCTGAAAGGGTTTGGTTCTGCTATATATATAAACGGTTTGATTCTTGACGAGGGATACAGACTTTTCGGATCGACCTGTAGCTTATCTATGCATCTGCATACATGTTCTGGGTAACTGCTCGCGGTGGGAGAAGGCCAATATTGTTTGAGGTATCAATGTCAGAAACAACAAATTGACCTATGAGCTTCAATCGCAGTTTTGAGGTTCTCTTCGTCCTTGCTGGTAACGAAAATGAACTCAAGAACTCGACATTTGCTTTACCTGTAAACTCGAATTTCCACATTTATTGCAACACATATATCTGGCTGGGTGCTCCAAGAAGCTGCCCAAACGGCAAAGCTTGGAAGCAGGAGTAGGAGGCACCTGTAACTCATTGTTTTAAACCGGGGGtcctccaactccaactctaacCTGAGTCCTAAACCAACTCATCCATTGTGGACGAAGCAGCATATGAAGACCGGTATCACCTGAAACTTTACAAACACAAAGCAGCAGCATCCCTACTTACCTACtcgctcttatattatgagagGAGGGTACCTTCCTGCATTAAGCCGTGAGCTTGGCCCGATGGATGCGCGCACAAACAAAAGGCGGCTCAATCGTCGACCAACGGGCCGCACCATATATTCTCtctccccccttccttcttcAAGACTTGTACTGGAGCGAATCGGAGGCTGGGCGCCACCACTGTATCCTCTCATTCTATCAGCAGAAACAGTAGCGGGATCGTGGAACAGAACATAGCAGCGGCACGGACCCGTACGCTTCCTTGTTTCGACGTGCAGGACCAGGAGGGAAACTTGATTTTGATCCGCGTGCGTCAGTGCGTGCCTGTGTTCTTGCGTCTTGGCGATCGGCCATGCTGGGCGGCCGGAAGTTGCTGCTTTTTTCCATTCTTTCCCAAGGAAGAGTTGTGGAGGCAAGCATCAGGATTGACCGCGAGAGCCTTGAGCATGTTCCTGCATTGTCATGTTTACATGTTGGGCCTCAGTCGGCCTTGTGCTCAACAATGGCAAGGTTGATCggtcttttttctttctttctattttgtttttttggctgtgtgcatcctgGATGTCCATATTCCATTTTTGGCGCTAATTGAGGCTGAGCTTGTCGAAGAAGAGACGACGGCGACGCATGCAGTTCGTGTGAGCGCGACGCGTCTGATTCGTCACTGCGTAGGCATGGGCCAGGGCCTTGCGAAGCCGATAGGGTTGGTGAGTTGTCTAGGTTTGTGTCGCTAGAGCTGGATACGAGTAGCACCACCCTACCGAATGTTGTCTGTGCACCTTGTACACACCGGTCACTGGGCGTGCCAGTGTCCTTGCGATGGCCCAGCTTTTTTTTTgaacatcagtacagacacaagcgctcatatacacgcgcatacgtACACCCTACCcttatgagcacctccgagagactgagccggcatatcatcttgagatttacaaagtcaccgtaggcgcctcgtcgtcgacgggaacgtctcctcccactgaaagcgcatcgtcggaaatcctgaaataaatccaggaataatgtgagcatcaggatttgaaccctggtgggttggggataccactgtctacctaaccaactcaaccacagaTTGATTCACGCGATGCCCCAGCTTGTTTGTACGGACTAGCTATATATAGGCCCGCCGGTAGACCAGGGAAACCTTTCCAAACCATTTCTCTCCGTTAGGTGAGTTGTCTACGTTTTGTATGCTAGAGCGGGATACGGGCAGCACCACCCTACTGGATGCCGTCCATGCATCGTCCGTACACATATCTTCTTCGAACCAACCTTGTACACGCTTCCAAAATGCTTTTAAAGTCCttctcaacaacaacaaaaaagtataaagcaaaaaaggataagagcatctac contains:
- the LOC125533892 gene encoding uncharacterized protein LOC125533892; the protein is MKIEKANAGHLTNFEVLDFLRKRGAKTDPMGCLGAVAASECKVYEYLLKTPACNQTRESVTEFASRCEGFKLTDADKQNVINWRPTSAADVYAMVEECGKRFCKDERGLPQDEEDRAKELVALVNEIFPAPPAKPEDEVDAKPEDEVDVKPEDVVDVDMKDS